In one Palaemon carinicauda isolate YSFRI2023 chromosome 25, ASM3689809v2, whole genome shotgun sequence genomic region, the following are encoded:
- the LOC137618677 gene encoding uncharacterized protein translates to MLFERLALNLKWPKRLWPVILQPSLKGKARTVFLSLTSSESNDYDFTKDSILKAYELTAEYYRLKFRRYKKFDSHSYIEYSHNLVKLHDKWYTAASVTTLSEYRELILLEQFIRGVPIDVQRYLFEREVTTLQRAAVLAENYSLIKPHQHSQRQSKKSPGNVSEEKKSSGSFSRSLSEVRCYKCNQLGHMKARCPSNYKEGKSESSGSNMAIRKVQQEIPVSQCDRLDNEFAPFKFDGVVSVSDDLGRSVPVRIVRDTCSSNSLIVKGKVPGLEKIFTSDRLVVRSLGGLVTVPLCRLYLNCGLLARYVTVGVVDELPIRGVDFLMGNDLAGGKVVPSPIVVDTPLEVSPVEDPVLYPSCVVQRSRSLAVVEVPRERGTDVTKDVNVSTTSGTLGKDAVGTVDVDINIDSLFQTDSFGGNVKEKESVLETKFGLKTDNVVLVNTVNSIEN, encoded by the coding sequence ATGCTTTTTGAAAGACTTGCGCTTAATTTGAAGTGGCCTAAGCGTTTATGGCCCGTAATCTTGCAGCCGTCATTAAAGGGTAAAGCTAGAACAGTTTTTTTGTCGTTAACATCTAGTGAAAGTAATGATTACGACTTTACTAAGGATAGTATCCTGAAAGCTTATGAGCTTACGGCTGAGTATTATCGTCTTAAGTTTCGAAGATATAAGAAGTTTGATTcgcattcatatattgaatattcacATAATCTTGTTAAATTACATGATAAATGGTATACAGCAGCAAGTGTCACTACCTTAAGTGAATATAGGGAGCTCATTTTACTTGAACAGTTCATTAGAGGTGTTCCTATTGATGTTCAGAGATACCTATTTGAGCGTGAGGTTACAACTTTACAGAGAGCAGCTGTGTTAGCTGAGAATTACAGTTTAATTAAACCACATCAACATAGTCAAAGACAATCCAAGAAATCTCCAGGTAATGTATCAGAGGAGAAGAAATCCTCTGGCTCATTCAGTAGAAGTCTGTCTGAGGTTAGGTGTTACAAATGTAACCAGCTTGGTCACATGAAGGCAAGATGTCCTAGTAATTATAAGGAGGGGAAGAGCGAATCTTCGGGATCAAATATGGCAATTAGGAAGGTCCAGCAGGAAATTCCTGTTTCTCAGTGTGATAGGTTAGATAATGAGTTTGCTCCTTTCAAGTTTGATGGGGTGGTGTCAGTGTCAGATGACCTAGGTAGAAGTGTGCCTGTTAGGATAGTACGGGACACTTGTTCTTCTAATAGTCTAATTGTAAAAGGAAAGGTTCCTGGATTGGAAAAGATTTTTACATCCGATAGACTGGTGGTTAGAAGTTTGGGTGGACTGGTAACAGTTCCCTTGTGTAGGTTATATCTAAATTGTGGTTTATTAGCTCGTTATGTCACAGTTGGGGTGGTGGATGAATTGCCTATTCGAGGTGTTGATTTTCTTATGGGGAACGACTTGGCAGGAGGGAAGGTTGTACCTAGTCCCATAGTTGTTGACACTCCATTAGAGGTAAGCCCCGTGGAAGATCCAGTATTGTATCCTTCTTGTGTTGTACAGCGCAGCAGAAGTCTGGCTGTGGTAGAAGTCCCACGAGAGCGTGGAACAGATGTGACCAAGGACGTCAATGTAAGTACTACGTCAGGTACTTTAGGAAAAGATGCTGTTGGTACAGTTGAcgtagatatcaatattgatagtttattccaaactgatagttttggaggtaatgtaaaagagaaagaaagtgtgCTAGAAACTAAGTTTGGTTTGAAGACTGATAACGTAGTATTGGTAAATACTGTAAACtcaattgaaaattaa